Genomic DNA from Nonomuraea rubra:
TCCTCGTGATCGCGGTGCCGCTGCGGGTCGGCCTGGCCCTCGCGCTGGCGCTGGTGCTCAACGCGAGGAAGACGCCGTTCAAGGGCTTCTTCCGCACCCTGTTCTTCCTGCCCGTCGTCACCACGGGCGCGATCGTGGGCGTGGTGTTCACGCTGCTGCTCGACGCGAGCGGCCCGGTCAGCCTGTCGCTGGTCTGGTCCGGGCTGATCGACTCGCCGGAGAACTTCGCCGCCAACGCCGGCACCTCCCTGTACGCGGGGATCGCGGTGTGGGTGTGGAAGTGGCTGGGCATCACCCTGATCTACTGGCTCGCCGCGCTGCAGACGATCCCGCAGGGCGTGCACGAGGCCGCGATGATCGACGGCGCGGGCGCCTGGGCGGAGTTCCGGCACGTGACGATGCCGCTGCTGGTGCCGTTCCTGGTGATCATCACGCTGATCGACACCGTGGCCGCGTTCAACGTCTTCGACCTGATGCAGACCCTGACCGGCGGGGGACCGTCCTTCTCATCCGAGGTGATCGAGATCTTCATCTTCCGCACGGCCTTCCAGGCCAACGTCCCGCAGCTCGGCTACGCCTCCGCGGCCGCCGTGCTGTTCGGGCTGCTGACGATGGTGCTCGCCGTCGCCCAGGCGCTGGGCATGCGGTGGGCGCGCGGCAGGAGGGGCGAGTCGTGACACTCCGGCTGCGCCGCCCGAGCGTGCGGCAGGTGGTGACGGTGGTCCTGCTGCTGGTGCTGGGCGGGCTGTGGGTGTACCCGTTCGTCTGGCTGGTGTCGGCGTCGCTGAAGACCTCCTCGGAGATCTTCGGCAGCGGCCTCGGCCTGCTGCCCGAGGAGCCGGTCTGGGAGAACTACGCCCGCGCCTGGAGCGAGGTCGGCTTCGCCACGTACTTCGTCAACACGCTGGTCATCACGGTCGGCACGGTGCTGCTCGTGGTGGTGCGCAGCGCGCTGGCCGGGTACGTGCTCGGCCGCTACGACTTCATCGGCAAGAAGTTCCTCATCGGCCTGTTCCTGGTCACGTTCTTCCTCCCCGAGGGCTACACGATCATCCCGATCACGCAGCTCACCGACCAGCTCAGGCTGCTCAACACGCACACCGGCGTGATACTCGGCCTGGGCGCCGGCGGGCAGATCGCCTCGACCCTGCTCTACGCCGGCTACTTCCGGCGGCTGCCGAAGGAGCTGGAGGAGACCGCGCGCCTCGACGGCGCCGGGCCCCTCACCGTCTTCTTCCGGGTGATGCTGCCGCTCGCCTGGCCGATCACCGCCACCGTGGTGATCCTCACCTACCTGTTCGCCTGGAACGTCTACCTGCTGCCCCTGGTGTTCACGCTCAGCGAGCCCGATCTGCGGACGCTGGCCGTGGGCATGACCGTCTTCGTGGGCGAGCGGGGCACCGACTGGTCGGGCATGGCGGCCGCCGCCGTGATCTCGCTGATCCCGGTGATCGCCGTGTTCGTGGCGCTCCAGCGCAAGTTCGTCGACAGCATCGCGGGAGCGGTGAAGCAATGAGGGAAACGGAGTCCACCGGAATGCGGGAAGCGCTCGTCACCATCGACACCCGCCGGCCGGCCGGCCGCATCGACGACGACGTCTACGGGCACTTCCTGGAGTCGGCGTTCTTCGGCAACATCGACGGCGGCGTGTTCGACGAGGGCTCGCCCCTGTCGATCGACGAGCCCGGCCTGCTGCGCGGCGTGCGCGCCGACGTGCTGGAGCTCGTCAGGGAGCTCGGCCCCGGGCCGATCCGCTGGCCGGGCGGCAACTTCACCTCCGCCTACCACTGGGAGGACGGCATCGGCCCGCGCGACGGCCGCCCCAGCAGGCTGGAGCTGGCCTGGGGCGGCCGGGAGAGCAACCGGTTCGGCACCGACGAGTTCCTCGCCTGGTGCGAGGCGGCCGGGGCGCAGCCGTACCTCGTGCACTCCGCCCGCGACGTGGACGAGGCGGTGCGCTGGATCGAGTACACCAACTCCGCCCGCGACACCACCCTCACCGCCCGCCGCGCCAAGAACGGCAGGGCCGAGCCGTGGAACGTGCGGTACTGGGGCGTCGGCAACGAGGTCTACGGCCCCTGGCAGATGGGGCACCGCACAGCCGGCGAGTACGCCGCCGCGGCCCGCGAGCATGCCCTGTTCATGCGCCTGGTCGATCCCGGCGTCAAGCTGATCGGCGTCGGCATCCCGTGGCGGCAGGAGGAGTGGACCAGGCCGCTGCTCAAGCGGGCCGGCTCGCTGCTCGACTACCTGTCCCTGCACCTGTACGGCGCCGGCACCCACCTGTGGACCGGCGACGACTACGACGCCGTCGTCGCCCAGGCCCTCTACTTCGAGCGGGAGATGCACACCTACTCCCAGCTCGTCACCGCCCTGGCCGCCGACGCCGGCCTGGACCGCCCGCCCGCGCTCGCCCTGGACGAGTGGACCATGCGCCACCTGGAGCCCGAGGAGTGGCCGCAGCCGCTGGCCGGCGACGACGGCGGCATCGCCCCGCGAGACCTCACGCCCGTGGACGACCCGCTCAAGGTGCGCGTCAACCGGTGGAGCCCCAGGACGGTCGCCGACGCGATCTTCTGCGCCGGTGTCTTCCACGCCATCCACCGCACCGCCGGCCTGCCCGCACCCGTCTCCATGGCCAACCCCGTCAACCTGGTCAACGCCAACGGCCTGGTCGTCGCCCGCCCCGGCGGCGCGATCCGCTCGGCCATCTACCACGTCTGGCACCTGTACCGGCACCACACCGGCCGCACCGTGCTGCCCTGCGAGGTGACCGGGCCGGCGCGCACCACCTCGGTCACCCTCGGCGACAACCGCGGCCCCGACGGCCGGCTGCTCACCGCTCCCATGACCGTCCCCGACGTGGACGTGTCGGCCACCCGCGCCGACGACGGCTCGCTGCGGATCGCCGTCGTCAACCGGCACCGCGACGCTCCCGCGCGCCTGCGGATCGTGCTCGACGGCGCGCAGGCCAACACGCCCGCCACGGCCAGGATCCGCACCCTGGGCGCCGACGTGGCGGCCCTGGACGCGGTCAACACGCTCGGCGCGCCCGACACGATCGCCGTACGCGACCTGGGCGACGTCGAGTCGAGCGGCGGCACGTGGACCGTCGGGCCGCACTCCGTGACCGTGCTGTCCCTCTGATGACGCTGCCCCTCTGACGACCTGGAGCGACGTGACCGACCATCCCCGCCCCCTGCTGGTACGCCCGCACTGGCAGGACCTGTCGGGCCCCTGGGGCTTCGCCACCGACGACGAGGACCGCGGCCTGGCGCTCGGCTGGCACGAGGACGCGGCCCCGTACACAAGGACGATCACCGTGCCGTACCCGCCGGAGAGCGAGCTGTCCGGCCTGCGCGACACCGCCCCCCACCCTGTGGTGTGGTACCGCCGCACGCTGCGCCCCGACCGGGCGCCCGGCCCGGGGGAGCGGCTGCTGCTGCACTTCGGCGCCGTGGACTACCGCGCGCGGGTCTGGGTCAACGGCGTGCACGTCGGCGGGCACGAGGGCGGGCACACCCCGTTCACGTTCGACGTCACCGACGCGCTCGTGCCCGGCGCGGAGCAGGTCGTCGTGGTCCGCGCCGAGGACGAGTGCGACGACGCCACCCAGCCGCGCGGCAAGCAGGACTGGCGGGCCGAGCCGCACGAGATCTGGTACCACCGCACCACCGGCATCTGGCAGCCCGTCTGGGCCGAGGTCGTGCCCGCGCTGCACCTCCGGACGCTGCACTGGACGCCCGACGTGCCCGGCGCCGCCGTCACCGTGGAGGTCGAGCTGTCCCGCAAGCCCGAGCGGGACGTGGACGTGCGCGTCGTCCTCACCCTGGGGGAGGAGGTGCTCGCCGACCAGACCTGCCGCACCCGGCAGAGGGACGGCCGGTGGGTGATCGCCATCCCGGCCGCCAGGCACCAGCTCGAACAGGCCAGGCTGCTGTGGACGCCGGAGAGCCCCACCCTGCTGGACGCCCGCGTCGAGCTGTCGGCGGGCGGGCAGCCGATCGACGCGGTCACCTCGTACGTCGGGCTGCGCAGCACCGGCATCCGCGACGGCCGCTTCCTCCTCAACGGCCGGCCTCGCTTCCTCCGCCTGGTCCTGGCCCAGAACTACTGGCCGGGCTCGCACCTCGCCGCCCCCGCCGACGCGCTGCGCAGGGAGGTGGAGCTGGCCAGGGAGCTGGGGTTCAACGGCGTGCGCGTCCACCAGAAGGTCGAGGACCCGCGCTTCCTGGCCTGGTGCGACCGGCTCGGCCTGATGGTGTGGAGCGAGCTGCCCAGCGCCTACGAGTACGCGCCCAGGACCGTCGAGCGGCTGACCCGCGAATGGCTGGAGGTCGTGGCCCGCGACCGCAGCCACCCGTGCGTGGTGACGTGGGTGCCGTTCAACGAGAGCTGGGGCGTCTGGCACGCCGCGGACGTGTCGGAGCAGCGGCACGCCACCGCCGCGCTCTACCACCTCACCAAGGCGCTCGACGGCACCCGCCCGGTGATCTCCAACGACGGGTGGGAGCACACCGAGAGCGACATCTGGGGCCTGCACGACTACGCGCCGACCGGCGCGTCCATCCGCGAACGGTACGCCGACCGGGACGCGGTCGAGCGCGTCCTCACCGACCGCCCGCCCGCCCGGCGCGTCGCCCTGCTGGGCGACCCGGTCAGGCGGGGCCAGCCGGTGGTGCTGTCGGAGATCGGCGGCCTCAGCCTGCGGCCAGGGGCCGGTGAGCCGTGGCACGGGTACGCCGCCGTCACCACCACCGGCGAGCTGGCCGAGCAGTTCGGGCAGTTCGTGGACGCCGTGCTGGACAGCCCCGAGCTGGCCGGCTTCTGCTGGACCCAGCTCACCGACACCGAGCAGGAGACCAACGGCCTGCTGACCGCCGGGCGCGAGCCCAAGCTGCCGGTCGAGGTCGTGCGCCGCATCCTGACCAGGCCCGCCCGCTCGGCGCCCGCCGAGGCCATCGACGCGGCCCGCCGCGCCGCCAGGCAGGCGGACTGACGGCCGGCCCCGTCATTCGTGGTCGCGTGTCCAGAGCTGAGAGTGGCGGGCTCAGCCCCAGACCATCCGCGCCGTCTCCACCACCAGCTCCAGCTTGCGCCGCTCCTCGTCCACGGTGAGCAGGTTGCCCCTGACGGTGGAGGCGAAGCCGCACTGCGGGCTGATCGCGAGGTTCTCCATCGGCACGTACTTGGCCGCCTCGTCGATGCGGCGGCGCAGCTCGTCCTGCGACTCCAGCGCCGGCACCTTGGACGACACGAGCCCGAGCACCACGGTCGTGCCCTCGGGGACGAACCGCAGCGGCTCGAACCCGCCCGCCCGCTCCGTGTCGTACTCCAGCAGGAACCGGTCCACCGGCACCTCGCCGAACAGCCGCTCCGCGACCGGGTCGTAACCCCCCTTGGCCGACCAGGCGCTGCGGTTGTTGCCCCTGCACAGGTGCAGGGCGACCGTGACCTCGGGGTCCAGCTCCTTGGCCGCGCGCACCTGCTGGGCGTCGATGGCGACCGCCGCGTCGAGCAGCACCTCCGGTTCCGGCGCCGCCGGCCCGAGCACGCGGGAGCGGAAGCCGTCGTCGATCACGAAGTCGTAGGCCAGCGAGTCGAGCTGGATCCACCGCACGCCCTGCGCCAGCAGGCCCCTGATCTCCTCGGTCCGCAGCGCGACGAGGTCGCGGAACAGGTCGGCGGGGGTGGGGTAGGCGGCGGCGCTGAGGTCGGGCCGCCACAGGAGGCTCCCCATCGACGAGCTCACCATGGTGATCTTGTAGGGGCCGGGGGCGTGCCGGGCCAGGAAGCCGGCCTCGGTCGCCGTCAGGTTCCGCTTCTGGGTGAGCTTGCCGGTCGCCACCACCAGGTCCCAGGACGTCTCCTCCGGCGGCACCGGCTCGCCGTCGCCGCGCCACCACTCGGTGGAGGGCAGCGGGGTGGGCGACACGCCGCCCAGCGACTCCAGCAGCCCCGCGAGCCAGGTCTGGCGCCGCATCTCCCCGTCGGTGAACACCTCGATCCCCGCCTGGCGCTGCAGCTCGATCGCGGCCAGCACGGCGGCGTCCTCCCGCTCGGCCAGCTCCTCGGCGCTCAGCTCGCCGCGCTCGCGCGCCTGCCGGGCTCGCAGCAGCCCGGGCGGGCGCAGGAGGCTGCCAACGTGCTCGGCATGGGGTGTCGCGGGCATGCTTCCTCCTCGATGTGCGATGGGGGCGCGGATCGAAGGGCGTCCCGCGCCGGACGTACGATCAGCGTCCACCGCCCCGCGGCCGCCGTCCAGCCCCGTTCACTCGTTGTGCAGCACGGTCGCGATGGTCAGCCGCGCCGCCGACCGGGCCGGGACGAGCGCGCCCAGCACCGCGATCACCACCCCCGCCAGCGTGAGCAGCGCGAGCAGCGGAGCCCGCCACACCTCCACCATGAACGGCGGCAGCGCCACCCCGGCCGCGTCGGCCATGGCCGGGACGACCAGATGGTGCGCGGCCACCCCGATCGGGATGCCCGCCAGCCCGCCGGCCGCGCCGAGCGCCGCCATCGACGTCACCATCATCGCCGTGACCTGGCGCGGCGTCATCCCGATGGACTTCAGCACGCCGATGTCGCGCCGCCGCTCCCTGGCGTCGAGCACGACCGTGTTGAACACGCCCAGCGCGGACACCGTGCCCAGCAGCACCGTCAGCACGGACGCGAAGCCGATGACGGCCACGGTCGTCGGGTCGGTCGCGGACTTGGCGACCGGGTACAGGCCGGGATCCGCCGCCCTGACCGCCGCGTGGTAGGACTCCACGTCGGTGCCGGGTGAGAGGCGGACCTCGTACTGGGTGGCCCGCTGGCCGGGCGCGAGCGCGGCCAGCGTGCGCCAGTCGGCCTGGATCAGGTCCGCGGAGCCGTCCATGGTCGCGCCGACGACCGTCGCCTCCGCCCGCCCGCCGCCCAGGGAGAGGGTGAGCCGGTCGCCGACCGCGAGGCCGCGCTTGTCCAGGAACGCCGAGGGCGCCACCACCTCTCCCTCGCCGCGCAGCCAGCGGCCCTCGACGAGCGTCTCGCCCAGCGTGCCCGAGTCCCCGCGCAGGAACCTGCCCTGGATCGGCTGCGGATGCCCCGCGAGGTGGAGGTTGACCCAGGCGTCGGCGGTGACGTACCGGGTGCCGGGCAGGGCGCGCAGCAGCGCCTCGATCCCGGCGTCGCCGTGCCGGGGCGGCGTCTGGTGGTTGCGGGCCTGGCCGGCGTGGACCACCGTGTGCACGTGGCCGACGCGCTGGGCGGCGGCGCCGTACGCGGTCATCGTCATGGACAGGCCGGCGGCCAGCGTCACCGTGGCCGCGCCGAGCACCACGGCCGCCAGCGTGAGCGCGGCGCGCCCCGGCCGCCCGAACGGCAGCCCCAGCCCGAGGCTGACCGGGCGGGGCAGCGGCGCGCCCGCGAGCAGCCGCTGGACCCGCAGCCCGCGCCCCCGCCCGGGAGGCGCGCCCGCGCTGATCGCCCGGGCGGCGGTCAGCCGGTGCGCGCGCAGCGCGGGTGCCAGCGCGGCGAGCACGGCCACGGCCGGCATGCCGGCGAGCGTGGCCGCGTACACCCAGGGGCTCGTCGAGACGGTGAAGACGCCCGCCCCCACGTCGTCCAGCAGCGGGCGGGCGGCCACGGCGCCCGCCACGGTGCCGAGCGCGGCGCCCGCCAGCGCAGGGACCAGGACCATCGTGAGGTAGACGGCCACGACCTGGTTCGGGGTGAAGCCGAGCGCCTTGAGCAGGCCGATGTGCCGGTAGCCCGCCACGACCGCGCCGCTGACCACGTTCACCACGATGAGGACCGCCACCACCAGGCCGAGCACCCCGAAGACGGTCAGGAACGGGAGGAAGGCCGCCGCCGCACGGCCCGCGTCGCGCTGGACCACCAGGTACGACTGCGAGCCCAGCAGCGCCCCGGCCGGCAGGCCCGCCGCGATCGCGGCCGTGCCCGCGCGGACCTCCGCGTCGGTGCCGGCGGCGGTCAGGCGGTAGAGCATCTGCGTCACGGCCGGGCGCAGCGCGGCGGCCTGGCCCGGGGTGACCCACGCCTCGGAGCTCCTGCTCACGCTGGAGGCCAGGCCGACGACGGTGAACGCCTGCCCCTCGCGCACCGTGAACTTCACCCCCAGCAGGAAGGAGAAGAACCCGTTCGCGGGGCGGTCCAGCACGATCTCGCCGGGGCGGGCGGGCCAGCGGCCCGCCCACAGGTCCAGCCGGTCCACCGCGCCGCCGGGGGAGGGGCGGCCGACGACCGTGAGCGGGCCCGGCGGCAGGTGCTCGAACGTCTCCGGGATCGTGATCACGGCCTGCGCGAACGGGCCCGCCGCCGCCTCCACCCCGCGTGGCAGGGCCGCGAGCCTCGCCGGCGTGACCTCGCCGGGATCGTACGAGGCCACGACGTGCGCGCCGCGCTGCCCCTCGAAGGCCCGCTCGAACGGCGCCGACAGGCTCTCCAGCAGGCCGAGCGCCACCACGATCGCCACCGTCGAGCAGAACACGACGATCCCGAGCACGAACGTCTGCACCCGGCGCCGCCGCACCGCCGCCCGCGACGCCCGCCACACGGCACCGGCCCCCTGCCCCGCGGATCCGTGCGCCCGCCGCACGGCGCCGGTCCCCTGCCCCGCGGATCCGCGCGACGGCGGCGCGCCGAGGTCCGGGCTCACGGCGTGCGTTCCAGGCTGTGGTCGGCCACCACCCGGCCGTCGGCGAGCTCGACCGTGCGGCTGGCGCAGCGGGCGGCCAGGCCGGGGTCGTGCGTGACGATCACCAGCGTCTGCCCGATCTGGTTGAGGTCGATGAGCAGGTCCATCACCTGCTCGCCCGAGCGGCTGTCCAGCGCCCCCGTCGGCTCGTCGGCCAGCAGCAGGGCCGGGCGGTTCATCAGCGCCCTGGCCACGGCGACCCGCTGGCGTTCGCCGCCGCTCAGCGCCGCCGGGTAGGCGTCCCGGCGCCCGGCGATGCCCAGCTCCTCGAACAGCTCCATCGCCCTGTCCCTGGCCTGCCGGGCGGGGGTGCCGGTGAGCTGGGCGGCCAGCGCCGCGTTGTCCAGGGCGGGCAGGTCCTCGATGAGGTTGAAGAACTGGAAGATCATGCCGATCTGGCGGCGGCGGAACAGCGCCAGCTCCGTCTCGTTCATCGCCCCCAGGTCCTGGCCGCCGACCTCGACCGTGCCCCGCGTCGGACGGTCCAGGCCCGCGATCAGGTTGAGCAGCGTGGACTTGCCGCAGCCCGACGGACCCATCACGGCGACCGCGTCCCCCGCGTGGACGTCCAGCGAGACGCCGTTCAGGGCCGTGGCCGGGCCGTACTTCTTGTGGACGTCGCCGAGCCGCACGACGAGCCGCTGAGTGTTCATGGCACGAAGCTAGATCGCGGTGCGGCGGGGGCGCATCCCACCGGGGATGTAACCGCGGCGGCCGTCATCCCGTGGATGTAGGGCCGGAGGAGGATGCCGATCGCGGCGTGCCGCGCGAAGATGATCGGGTGTGGGAATGGCTGGTCGCCGCGCTGACGCTCGCCTGCGGCGCGGTGGTGTGGCTGGCGGCGGCCCTGGTGCGTACGCGGCGGCGCTACCGGGCCGTGCTGGCCGAGCAGGGGCGGCTGCTGGAACGCGAGCGGGACGGCGCCGCCCGCGCGGCCGTGGACGCCGAGCGGGCCAGGATCGCGGCGGAGCTGCACGACATCGTCAGCCACAACGTGAGCCTCATGGTGGTGCAGGCCGGGGCCGCCAGGGAGGTGCTGCCCACGATGCCGGGCGAGGCGGAGACCGCGCTGCGGGCCGTCGAGGCGGCCGGGCGGGACGCGATGACCGAGCTGCGTCACCTGCTGGGGCTGCTGGCGCCCTCGCCCGACGGTGACGACGACGGTCACGGGGCCGGGCTGGCGCCGCAGCCGGGGCTGGGGCAGCTCGGTGCGCTGGCCGACCGGATCGCGTTCGCCGGGCTGCCGGTGGAGGTGCGGATCTCCGGCGAGCCGCGCCCGGTTCCTGCCGGGATCGACGTGACCGCGTACCGGATCGTGCAGGAGGCGCTGACGAACGCGCTCAAGCACGGGGAGGCGGCCAGGGCCGAGGTGAGCGTCCGCTACACCGACCAGTACCTGCGGGTGGAGGTCCTGAACAGCGGCCCCAGCGTCCTCACCGGCGCCACCCGCCGTCCCCGTCCTGACGGTGAGCGGACGGCGGGTGGGTCAGGGCGCGGGCTGATCGGGTTGCGTGAGCGGGTCGCCGTGTACGGCGGGGACCTCGACGCGCGTCGCCGGCTCGGCGGCGGCTACCGGGTACGGGCCAG
This window encodes:
- a CDS encoding cobalamin-independent methionine synthase II family protein translates to MPATPHAEHVGSLLRPPGLLRARQARERGELSAEELAEREDAAVLAAIELQRQAGIEVFTDGEMRRQTWLAGLLESLGGVSPTPLPSTEWWRGDGEPVPPEETSWDLVVATGKLTQKRNLTATEAGFLARHAPGPYKITMVSSSMGSLLWRPDLSAAAYPTPADLFRDLVALRTEEIRGLLAQGVRWIQLDSLAYDFVIDDGFRSRVLGPAAPEPEVLLDAAVAIDAQQVRAAKELDPEVTVALHLCRGNNRSAWSAKGGYDPVAERLFGEVPVDRFLLEYDTERAGGFEPLRFVPEGTTVVLGLVSSKVPALESQDELRRRIDEAAKYVPMENLAISPQCGFASTVRGNLLTVDEERRKLELVVETARMVWG
- a CDS encoding sensor histidine kinase, which translates into the protein MPREDDRVWEWLVAALTLACGAVVWLAAALVRTRRRYRAVLAEQGRLLERERDGAARAAVDAERARIAAELHDIVSHNVSLMVVQAGAAREVLPTMPGEAETALRAVEAAGRDAMTELRHLLGLLAPSPDGDDDGHGAGLAPQPGLGQLGALADRIAFAGLPVEVRISGEPRPVPAGIDVTAYRIVQEALTNALKHGEAARAEVSVRYTDQYLRVEVLNSGPSVLTGATRRPRPDGERTAGGSGRGLIGLRERVAVYGGDLDARRRLGGGYRVRARIPLERP
- a CDS encoding glycoside hydrolase family 2 protein; its protein translation is MTDHPRPLLVRPHWQDLSGPWGFATDDEDRGLALGWHEDAAPYTRTITVPYPPESELSGLRDTAPHPVVWYRRTLRPDRAPGPGERLLLHFGAVDYRARVWVNGVHVGGHEGGHTPFTFDVTDALVPGAEQVVVVRAEDECDDATQPRGKQDWRAEPHEIWYHRTTGIWQPVWAEVVPALHLRTLHWTPDVPGAAVTVEVELSRKPERDVDVRVVLTLGEEVLADQTCRTRQRDGRWVIAIPAARHQLEQARLLWTPESPTLLDARVELSAGGQPIDAVTSYVGLRSTGIRDGRFLLNGRPRFLRLVLAQNYWPGSHLAAPADALRREVELARELGFNGVRVHQKVEDPRFLAWCDRLGLMVWSELPSAYEYAPRTVERLTREWLEVVARDRSHPCVVTWVPFNESWGVWHAADVSEQRHATAALYHLTKALDGTRPVISNDGWEHTESDIWGLHDYAPTGASIRERYADRDAVERVLTDRPPARRVALLGDPVRRGQPVVLSEIGGLSLRPGAGEPWHGYAAVTTTGELAEQFGQFVDAVLDSPELAGFCWTQLTDTEQETNGLLTAGREPKLPVEVVRRILTRPARSAPAEAIDAARRAARQAD
- a CDS encoding alpha-L-arabinofuranosidase C-terminal domain-containing protein, translating into MREALVTIDTRRPAGRIDDDVYGHFLESAFFGNIDGGVFDEGSPLSIDEPGLLRGVRADVLELVRELGPGPIRWPGGNFTSAYHWEDGIGPRDGRPSRLELAWGGRESNRFGTDEFLAWCEAAGAQPYLVHSARDVDEAVRWIEYTNSARDTTLTARRAKNGRAEPWNVRYWGVGNEVYGPWQMGHRTAGEYAAAAREHALFMRLVDPGVKLIGVGIPWRQEEWTRPLLKRAGSLLDYLSLHLYGAGTHLWTGDDYDAVVAQALYFEREMHTYSQLVTALAADAGLDRPPALALDEWTMRHLEPEEWPQPLAGDDGGIAPRDLTPVDDPLKVRVNRWSPRTVADAIFCAGVFHAIHRTAGLPAPVSMANPVNLVNANGLVVARPGGAIRSAIYHVWHLYRHHTGRTVLPCEVTGPARTTSVTLGDNRGPDGRLLTAPMTVPDVDVSATRADDGSLRIAVVNRHRDAPARLRIVLDGAQANTPATARIRTLGADVAALDAVNTLGAPDTIAVRDLGDVESSGGTWTVGPHSVTVLSL
- a CDS encoding ABC transporter permease; the encoded protein is MSPDLGAPPSRGSAGQGTGAVRRAHGSAGQGAGAVWRASRAAVRRRRVQTFVLGIVVFCSTVAIVVALGLLESLSAPFERAFEGQRGAHVVASYDPGEVTPARLAALPRGVEAAAGPFAQAVITIPETFEHLPPGPLTVVGRPSPGGAVDRLDLWAGRWPARPGEIVLDRPANGFFSFLLGVKFTVREGQAFTVVGLASSVSRSSEAWVTPGQAAALRPAVTQMLYRLTAAGTDAEVRAGTAAIAAGLPAGALLGSQSYLVVQRDAGRAAAAFLPFLTVFGVLGLVVAVLIVVNVVSGAVVAGYRHIGLLKALGFTPNQVVAVYLTMVLVPALAGAALGTVAGAVAARPLLDDVGAGVFTVSTSPWVYAATLAGMPAVAVLAALAPALRAHRLTAARAISAGAPPGRGRGLRVQRLLAGAPLPRPVSLGLGLPFGRPGRAALTLAAVVLGAATVTLAAGLSMTMTAYGAAAQRVGHVHTVVHAGQARNHQTPPRHGDAGIEALLRALPGTRYVTADAWVNLHLAGHPQPIQGRFLRGDSGTLGETLVEGRWLRGEGEVVAPSAFLDKRGLAVGDRLTLSLGGGRAEATVVGATMDGSADLIQADWRTLAALAPGQRATQYEVRLSPGTDVESYHAAVRAADPGLYPVAKSATDPTTVAVIGFASVLTVLLGTVSALGVFNTVVLDARERRRDIGVLKSIGMTPRQVTAMMVTSMAALGAAGGLAGIPIGVAAHHLVVPAMADAAGVALPPFMVEVWRAPLLALLTLAGVVIAVLGALVPARSAARLTIATVLHNE
- a CDS encoding ABC transporter ATP-binding protein; translation: MNTQRLVVRLGDVHKKYGPATALNGVSLDVHAGDAVAVMGPSGCGKSTLLNLIAGLDRPTRGTVEVGGQDLGAMNETELALFRRRQIGMIFQFFNLIEDLPALDNAALAAQLTGTPARQARDRAMELFEELGIAGRRDAYPAALSGGERQRVAVARALMNRPALLLADEPTGALDSRSGEQVMDLLIDLNQIGQTLVIVTHDPGLAARCASRTVELADGRVVADHSLERTP
- a CDS encoding carbohydrate ABC transporter permease, which codes for MTTTTSRRESVAAPAAPPKGRARRLRQDWWIYLFLLPTVLGYGAYTVYPLLASWWYAFLDWPGFAGAGTFIGLENFERLIGDDLFWNAFWNSLVFLVIAVPLRVGLALALALVLNARKTPFKGFFRTLFFLPVVTTGAIVGVVFTLLLDASGPVSLSLVWSGLIDSPENFAANAGTSLYAGIAVWVWKWLGITLIYWLAALQTIPQGVHEAAMIDGAGAWAEFRHVTMPLLVPFLVIITLIDTVAAFNVFDLMQTLTGGGPSFSSEVIEIFIFRTAFQANVPQLGYASAAAVLFGLLTMVLAVAQALGMRWARGRRGES
- a CDS encoding carbohydrate ABC transporter permease, yielding MTLRLRRPSVRQVVTVVLLLVLGGLWVYPFVWLVSASLKTSSEIFGSGLGLLPEEPVWENYARAWSEVGFATYFVNTLVITVGTVLLVVVRSALAGYVLGRYDFIGKKFLIGLFLVTFFLPEGYTIIPITQLTDQLRLLNTHTGVILGLGAGGQIASTLLYAGYFRRLPKELEETARLDGAGPLTVFFRVMLPLAWPITATVVILTYLFAWNVYLLPLVFTLSEPDLRTLAVGMTVFVGERGTDWSGMAAAAVISLIPVIAVFVALQRKFVDSIAGAVKQ